The genome window ATGATTTAGCATTCTGTATAGAAAAAGCAAAATCAGCACAAAAAATTTGGCAAAATACATCTTTTAAAGAAAGAAAAGCGCTATTATTGGAAATTTCTCAAACTATTCTTAAAAATTTAAAAAGATTAGCAGAATTAGAAACAATTGAAATAGGAAAACCTATAAAAGAAACACTTTTTGTTGATATTCCTTTAGCAGCTAAATGTTTTGAATATTATGCCTCTTTGATAGAAAATATTTCTTTTCCCTCCTTTTCTACTGAAGATACTATAGACATCATTCAATATCAGCCATTTGGCATTGCTGCAATATTTTTGCCATATAATGTTCCATTAATGATATTTGGTTTTAATGCCGCTTCTGCCTTAGCAGCCGGAAATGCCATTATTGTTAAACCATCTGAATTTGGCAGTTTATCTTTGTTAGAATTGGCAAAATATATTGATGAATTAGATTTTCCAAAAGGACTGATAAATATCATCACAGGAGAAGGGTCTATTATTGGAAAGGCATTAGCCTCATCTGATGTAGATATTATCTCTTTTACAGGCTCAAGCGAAAGTTTTAAGAAAATGTTTGAAAATATGAAAAATCCAAAAAAGATTATATGTGAATTAAGTGGTGTGAATTTAGCTATTGTCTTTTATGATGCTTTGTTGGAAGAGGCAGCCGAAAATATTGTTGCTTCAGCTTTTATGAAACAGGGACAAATGTGCATTAATACAAGTGTTTGTTTAGTTGAAGAAAGTATTTATGAAACATTTTTAAGAAAACTCATTGAAAAAACAGAAAAAATAAAAGTAGGAGACCCTACTTCTCCTTTAACAGGCATGGGGCCATTAAGGTCAAAAGAACATTTAGAGGAAGTGATTAAAAAAGTAGAAAAATTTAAAGAAAAAGGAAAGATTACTAAAGGTGGAAATAGATTAGGGACAAAAGGCTATTTTTATGAGCCTACTATTATAGAGATTGAGGAAATGATTTATGAGGAATGTTTTAATCCTATTTTGTTGATAAAGAAGTTTAAGGAAGCAGAAATAAAAGAGTTAATAGAAAATAATCCTACCGGCTTAGTGCTTCAAATCTGGTCAAAAAATTTAAAAAAGGCAAAAGATTTAGCAATGAATGCTAAGTATGGGACTGTTTGGATAAATACATTTGCTCAGATGGATGCCTTTACCCCATTTGGTGGGTTTAAACAGAGTGGATGGGGAAGGGTATTAGGAAAATGGGGTTTATTTGAATATCTTCAACCAAAACATATTGGGATTTCTTTTAACAAAAGTCAGGTGTCAGGTTGGTTTGGATAAACCTTAAAAGGAGGTAAAAAATGAAGAAGTTTTTGTTATGGGTTTGTTTTTTAATCTTTTGGTCAAGTCTTGCCTTTTCTGCTACTTGCCGTCCGCCTGATTTACCAGAAAGTCCAACAGTAGAGCAGATTATGAAAAGGTGGTTTGATATTAAATTCACACGT of Candidatus Desulfofervidus auxilii contains these proteins:
- a CDS encoding aldehyde dehydrogenase family protein, with translation MESYSMYIGGEFRDKKEKVLIENPATEEIIAQMPQADENDLAFCIEKAKSAQKIWQNTSFKERKALLLEISQTILKNLKRLAELETIEIGKPIKETLFVDIPLAAKCFEYYASLIENISFPSFSTEDTIDIIQYQPFGIAAIFLPYNVPLMIFGFNAASALAAGNAIIVKPSEFGSLSLLELAKYIDELDFPKGLINIITGEGSIIGKALASSDVDIISFTGSSESFKKMFENMKNPKKIICELSGVNLAIVFYDALLEEAAENIVASAFMKQGQMCINTSVCLVEESIYETFLRKLIEKTEKIKVGDPTSPLTGMGPLRSKEHLEEVIKKVEKFKEKGKITKGGNRLGTKGYFYEPTIIEIEEMIYEECFNPILLIKKFKEAEIKELIENNPTGLVLQIWSKNLKKAKDLAMNAKYGTVWINTFAQMDAFTPFGGFKQSGWGRVLGKWGLFEYLQPKHIGISFNKSQVSGWFG